GGGGACGTTCAGTCGGTTTCAGCTTCTGTATCTGGTGCAGCCTCGACCGTCGATATCATCACCTACTTATGGAAGACGGTTACGCAGCTCAGGGGCCGCTTCGCCCATCGTGCGAGGTATTCCTCAAACTTTGGGTGTAGGGCCTAGACACAGGGACCCATGACCGGGATCTGGAATGCCGGACCAGCGGTGGACCCTTTTCGTTTTGAGGTACATGGTTGGTGAAGAGAGTGTCAGCCAGGTACAGTAGCATTCACAGCTTTGGATTGGGGACCGGATAAGCTTCTACCTCGGTCGTGAATCACAACCCCAAGACTCGCTAATCGTCCTACACGCGCTCGTGGCTGCTCATTTTTTCCCACTTATGACTTGCATGATACCCAACTTCAAGGGGGCTCATTATGATGGGACCCCTAATAATATCTACTTGCACACACCAACTTCTCTGACATATGGTTCGTTCATAACCATGGGCAGAAAGCCAGCCCTGTGAGGCCTTGgcatctcggcgagctgcgGAGACTAAACCTCTTTGGGCAAACAACTCTCGTTTGTCATCCGCAGAGACTCCAGAGAGAGGAGAGTTGACCAGGGAGGGCTCTGCGGGACTGGCTGACAAGGGACACACCCCCCGGAGAGACGCAGAGACTCGCACGATGGGGGACTGCGGCGACTAGTCCTATTCCGGTCAGGACACCACAGAGAATCGAGAATCGCCTATGCGGAATACGCGGAGAGGGAGATGCGGTCCCGGGCTTTggaacacacacacacaccacagactcatccaccccccttccatcGTATCACTCTCGAATCTCATCTTTCGActtctctcctttttttGATGGTTCCAATCTCTTACCAGaccacaccccccctccccgccagAGTTCCATGTCAACCCAAGTCATCTCAttcctctcctcttcccccttcccaccGCCATGCGCCAAACCCTCCGTCGGTCGTGTGCCGCCTGTGCAAAATCCAAACACAGCTGCGACCTCCGCACGCCGCGCTGCTCCCGCTGCGTCAAGCGGAGAGTCCTGTGCGTCTACGCCAACGAACCCCTGACGGccgggccggcggcggctgctgcttccgggccctcgacggcgctgggGGCCGGcacgtccacgtccacgtccacgTCCGAGTCCgcgtccccgtcgccgccgtctccgtcgtcccGGCGGTCGTCCGGGCCGCCCCTGGACGGATCCGGCGCCCTGACCAACTACCGCTTCGCCTCTCTCGACCCCTTTGACTCTTACCCGCAGACCAGACTCCCCCGGGAACAGGTCCAGCGTCTGATCCATAGCTGTATGCACAAGCCTCTCGGTCCTTATgaaataaataaataaaaaaagcCTAAAGGTGGGCATGTGGCGGCCCTCGCTCACTAAAGTTCTAACCCATGCAGTTCTCCACAAGATCGCCTTCGAGTACTACCCTCTGGACCTCAGCGCAACGTCGAACCCCTTCCTCGTCTCCTGGTGGCCGCTGGCCCTCGGCGACCCGGCCCTGTTCCACGTCTCCCTGCAGACGGCGtgcctcgacgaggagctgctggcccAGAAGGGCTTCCAGTCCTCCGAGATCCTCATGGCCGACTCGGTGGCCTTGCTCAGGCGGAAAGTCCAAGACACGTCGCTCGCCATACAGGACGGGACCATGAACTCCGTCATCACGTTGGCAGCGATCGAGGTGAGATTTCGAGGCCGCGAGCCGCCGTGCATTCTGCcccctctttcccccctcctctccgtACGCCGCGCAACCCATCACTAACGGAGACggcccctttcccccccgTGACTAGTTCGGCAAGGGAAACACTGCTGTCAGCGATATGCACGTCGACGGTGTCAAGAAGCTGGTCGACATGAGAGGCGGCATCAACGCGGTGAAGCAGACCAGCCCGTTGACTGCGAGGATGGTGAGCTGGTGAGTCACGataccccctcccccccccccccccccccccccccgtcctgAGAGATCCTTCGACGACGAACTCTACTCACAGACACAAGGGTGTCGATGATCGTCACAGGCCGGCCTCAGTTCGACACGCAAGACGACAccggcatcggcgacggcgtacCCCCTCCGCCCGAGTGGCAGTCCGACCCGGCCGTCTCGCATGAGGAGCTGACCGGGTTGGACAACCTCGAGACCGACTACGAAGTGAGAAACGTCCTGGCGCGTCTGCGCAGCATCTCGCGGCGGACGAACCGAGGAGTGCCTCTGGCGCCGACTCGGCTCCACGACCTGGCCTGTTTCGTCATCCATCGACTGCTGCTGTCCACCCCGGACGAGAAAGGCTCTCCCCCCTGCCCACCGGGCCCGGAGTGCCTGCGATACGCCATCATACTCTACATGTTCCTCATTCAGGGGCCGACGTACTACTCGCacgccgtcatcttcaacaCGATCCTCGGGCGGTTCGTGGCCGACTTTGAGCGGCTCGCGTCGACGCCGCACGTGTACGACGATCTGGGCGTCTGGCTCCTGACCATaggcatggcggcggcgaacgGCACGGGACACTACGAATGTCTCACGGGGGTCGCCAGagacgttgccgtcgccaagcAGTTGACGTGTTGgggcgacgccctcggccatgCCCGGGGCTTCCTCTGGCTGGAGACGCATCACGGCGACAGCGTCTTCCGGCCTCACTGGGACGCGCTCTTGGGCGTGTCGGGACAGCCGCCCTTCGGATATCCTCTGTTACCTGTGGCGTAGACAGACGACAACGGCTGTTGGCATGGTCTTGAGGTTGTGTTATCGACTCAGGGTGTGTCCAAGACCACCGCGACCTGACTGGTCTGGGCACCAGTTGCGTTTTGTCGACGTTTGGTGTGAGTCCTGACCTTCACGTATCGAATGAGAGCAAGTCATTTGGGGAAGCCGCGAGCCACTGTTGGGCGTAGGGATAAGTAAAATAATGATAACAACTATTGGTTAGCTCCGAAGAGGGCCTACATCAGCCGCATGGTAGGTCAGCTTTGTGTGCTCTAGAGTGTGATTACTGGTCAAGAGCTGACGAAGGCTCTTTAAGACAAACAGCTTCGTGAACTCCACGAACTGCCAGAACTCCTGGAACCCAGATTTCGTCTACTCTATCTACCAGACATGTCATGGTGAGGCCCCATCAAATCGATCAATAGTTACCAAGAACTCAGGGCCCGAAGGCATGACACTGCTCCCTGCAGCCCtcagaagaagacggcaaACACTGCTTTTggcccctttcccccttgcGTGCGCCAACCTGTCCCGACTTTGAATGGCGAGCGACAGAAGCGGCCAACTTGCATCTAGGAAGAGATCAAGGTCGACGAAAAGAACTATCAGGTTCACACTCGAAACTCCACGTGGACCCGCGAGACATGCTCGACGCCTACTCTCGTGAATCAACGAGGTCACCTCCCGGTCGTGGGATGGTCGCTCAGACGCGGTTGTCCGGCGAAGGATACTTGGACTGTCTACTCAAAGTTCACTCACCCAATTCATTGTTGAAGCCGAAAACGAGTGCCACCAGAGGGTTGGCAGACTGCTGCGGCGCCAAGTAATGGCAAGTTCTTTTGACACGCCGGCATCCCGGGCGAGTCAATGAATGGCAGGCGAGAGTCGCTCTCGGGCCCCCCGAAACAATTTATCAAAAGATCTCAAGAAACAAGGCTTGCAAGAAACGGTGACTACCTTTGTTTGAAGATGAAAACAAACATGGGCCCGTTTGCGGTTTACTGTTTTGCTGTTCAAATGGTCCCTATACGGCCAAGTGGCGATGGTTATCTAAAAGATGGGGGCTTGACAACGAAAGGGGCAAGGataaaaagaagaaaatgcATCAGACGAGGCTCTCCAATAATAATGAAAGGTTGCAATTTTGTTTGCTACAAAAGCTTTGTGGCCGGCCGGAGGAGTTTCTCCTTTGCGCTGGTACCTGAAAGCTGACAGCCGCCGCCACACCCAGGGTTGGGAAGACCATCTATTTCCTGTTACGGACGTGCTTCATTTAATTATCCCATCATGATTCTCTCATACGTGCCTCATCAAAGGATACACAACACTGGTCACATCTCCCATGTCTATGCTCTCCCGTTGGAGCCTCTCGGGGGGGGCATGAGCATCACAAAGGAGAAACGTGGCTTGACAGTAGAATGACAGGCAGAATGACGGGTGTGCCACACACAAACCACAAGGCTAGgcgacacacacacacccatcTTCCCTCATTAGCTCTCACAGCAGGAAAGGGTTCGCCCATCCTTTCCGCAGAAACGATCCAATCAGCCGGGCGCTGGCAACCATCAATACTGGTAACATAGCACCCCATCAACGTACCCTTGGCGCTGTACCCCGGCGGCTtctgggtgtgtgtgtgtgtgtgtgtgtgtgtgtgtagcTGGTGACGTCACATTTTCATACGTCACGAGTGACATATCTGAGAGGTCTGGATCTGGGTCTGGATCTGGATGTGGATGGCGTCCTATCCCGTCTTGTCTCTCCCTGCCGCTTGGGCTTAGCCAGGTCTCGGACGCATCGCGTCACCTGGACGTTGATGGTCCACGTGCACACCATAAAGTGAAGAAGAGCCCGGCCGGATCTTACAGCTAGCTCGTACTCTTGTTGAAGCTCTCATCTCAAAACCATAGCTCTTCACCTTCTGCCAATTCTACTCCATCCAcctcaacagcagcagcagcagcatcaccaACCTTTACTCACACTACACATCACAACACCGCAACACCGCAACCATGGCCGTGACCAACGCCCTCCAGGACCTCTTCAACAGCTTCTACGAGCTCCTCTCGTCCATCTTCAACGCCTTCTACCACGTCCTGCagaccttcttcaacgccatcatcggcttCTTCACCGGCATCGTCAACCTCGTGTCGGACGTtttcgccggcgccatcgacgtcgtcggcggcctgggcaAGTTTGTCCTGAGTAAGTCCTTCTTTCGTTACCCGAATCTCGTTGTAAATTACTGGGTGAGTACCATGGCTGACGCGCAACCCTCCGACAGGCAACTttgtcatcatcggcgtcatTGCCGCTGGCGGCTACGCGTACGTCCGCTACACGTCGCAGGGAAGacaggtcgccgccggcaagaagacggcgtaGAGAAAGTCGTCAGCACGGTGCCGATATAATACCACAGCGCCAGAGCAGGGCACGGTCGATGGATAATGCGTCTTGAATACAGGTGCATGGCAGGGTTGATACCACACTGAGTGCTAGTTTTGAATTTCTGTCGAGCCATGAATACCACCTTTTAGTTGCGCACTACTTGCCCCGCGCTTTCGTGATGTGTTCctcccggccgcctccgtctcATGAGGCCGCCCGGCTCGGCAGCATTCCACAGCGGATCCCCGATCCGCACTTCCGCATATACGAGTggcaagatggccgagcgGTCTAAGGCGCCAGCTTCAGGTTCCGATCTGTCCTGCTGGTGTGGAAACACGCGCGAGTTCGAATCTCGTTCTTGTCATTAATCTTTTGCTCGTGAGGCTGTTAAGAAGGATTTCAACTCTTGGCCATTGAGAGCCAGCACAGGGAACGATACGCTAACACGTGTATGGGGTCACACTGCGCCGGAATGGCATCCGAAATCGGTTGGGTGTTGGACTGTATTTCTTTTTGGATAACTTCTGTGTTGGTAGAGAGAGTTCTGTGTAGCCGAGTGGCATGTTAGTAGTACTCTGCAACCAGCTCTCTCCTATCTCCCTCTTTTAGACTTACTCTATGATACCAAGGAACACATATCCTTCTTGTGTTTTACTGTTATTTTCTAGCAGCCATGTCTTTTTTAAACATTTGCACCATACTTGCAGAGACCTGGTGGAGAGAGACAGGCCTAATTTAGCATTGTTACGGATTACTCCACCACACAACCCTTGATACATCGCGAGTTCCCACACCACCCGATATGGTGTAGTAGCCAAGTTGACGCCATCTCATTTGATGAACTGAGCCACGAAACGGAATGCCTTTCTACTGTTATGTGGCTGTGTTATGTTATGGCATGTGCACGACACAAAGAAGGAATATTTGCTTGCTCAAACAGCGATCTCCCGTCTTTACCCCCCCTACAGTTTGGGGTTTGGTTTCGGCATGTTCTGCCATTCGTCCTTCTCGTACTGGCTCCCATTTTTGTCTCTTCGCTGCCGTGTACCCTCTTTCCGCTCCCTTTAGTTGTGAAGAAACCCTAGCCCTTCAACGATTACTGGTAGAACGGTGGAAAATGGCAGACATGGCGGCTGAGTCCAAGCATATAACAAACACTTAGCCTCAGCCGGGTGTTGAAGTAAGCTGCAAGCATGACACATTGGCGACCAATGTCAAGGGtggggggaaaaaaaggcttGTCTCCTGCCGGCCAACCCTGTTGTTTACCCACAAATGCTTGGCCACGCTCGCTTCTCGGCGGCTCGGCGCTGAAGGACTACCTCCGATGGCTGCTGCCCTGTTGACTATTCCTTTCCCGAGTTAGGACTGCCAAGGAGTCGTATATGTATGTAGGTAGGTGGATGTGATGTGACGAACTCGCCTGTAAAAGAAGCCAAGACGCAAGAGCTGGAACCTACACCTGTGTTCTATGTGCCTAGCTATGTGATGTGACCGACACACACACGTCCACTCGCAACTACAGCCACCCGAGCCGCTTAGTAACCGGCCACATCGCAACGACTACCCATCCGAGGCGAGAGAAATGCCATGTCATTATCATCCCGAAGCCCTCTTCGACCGAGCCTCGGTGTTTGTTCCTATCCCTTGAGAAGTTTTCCTCCTTTTGTCCCTGTGAAAGACAAGCTACTCATCCCCAAGCTCGGCCCGTGTTCTTCGCATACTGGATAGATCGATGGAGGGAGTGTGgtctccttcctccttccaaACTAAACTGTAACAGTCTCTCCACGAGTTTTTTCTTCCCGGCTCGCCGTCGATCCTCGTGGAATGCGCACGTCTCATCGGAGCTGCCTGGCGGGTTTCCGCCCACATCCcgcctctctcttctccgcATGTCGAGCGTGATAGGCCGGGTCTCTAGTCCACGGGGACAGGCACGTCCGGGAAAAATCATGTTGCCGACTCAGTTTCGTCATCCGCTATTGCGGCTTGCCCCTGTGTCGAGTGCCGGTGATCGGACCGGGCCGTTAAAGAACGACCGCCCTCACCGCGAGAAAACCCCCTGAGTGCTCGCCCGCATGGTCGGGGCTTCACAGCCTTCacaggcaggcagagagaACCCTCATTACTCGGGCAGATGGTGAGAGAGACAACAGGACCGATGATGAGAGGGGGGGCCGCTAGCGCTGCTGACTACCCTCTTCGTAACAAGCTTCGACGCGGGCGTCCTGCAGGGTGTTAGTCACTCATCGAACGGCAACCCCCCTACGGCCTCCCACCCACATCAACCTCGTCCAATCCGGGACCGTTGATCTGCCTTCATCTTATCAGATCATCTAATCTGATCCCCTCCGACCCCGTAGCCGTCTTACATCCCCTGCCCAGTAGCGCCGTCGGGAGGGTAACCGCATATCAATGGCCTGCCGTTAGAGAGCCACACACCACCCTGGCCAGAAACCTACTATGTGTAAGAgaaatgggggggggggggggggggggggggagaaagatAGAGCCGGACAGAGAAAAGGAGGCAATTTTTTTATCTTCCCTGCGTCTTTGCGCCGATGTCACATTCGGGATAATGGGCCATAGGTCAGGTAACTGGTAAACCCTAACGGCCCCCTCGTCATCACTTCACCAAGCTGGGGGTTTCTTCGTCTGCTTCtactgcttcttctccctactcttcttcttctttccccctttccttttcttcttattcttgTATATTCTTGGCTGGTCAGAGGAAACCTCCTCCCCTGCTTCCCCtttcttctccgtcgtctCTGGAGCAAACTCCGTCGTTCACCATGTTTGGCGTATCAAACTGGCTCGTCGCGGCCACCGTGGCTCTCGCCACAGCCGTCTACGGTATCTTTAAGGTCGTTTACATGCGGACCCGGTTCAGAGGCCTGGTAAGACAGAAGAAAtatcccccttccccccccccccccccccccccccctctacCTCCAGGATGGCTCTTTCAAGGAAAGACAACAGTCCAGTGACACCACCAGACACTGACCAAACCACCCTTCAAACAGCCCCAACCGCCGAAACACTCCTGGATCTGGGGCCACACGACCATCtgggaggagctcgccgccaccctcccGCCCTTCACCCACCCGCAGCACGTCTACACCCTCATGGCCCGCAAGTACGACCTGCCGGGCATCTTCTACGTCGACATGTGGCCCTTTGTCGAGTCCCAGGTCGTCATCACGGACCCggacgccgcccgcctcgtcctcgccacgACCCCTTACTACCCGAAACACCCGACCATCGAGCGCTTCCTCCGCCC
The DNA window shown above is from Colletotrichum destructivum chromosome 2, complete sequence and carries:
- a CDS encoding Putative zn(2)Cys(6) fungal-type DNA-binding domain, fungal transcription factor, with translation MRQTLRRSCAACAKSKHSCDLRTPRCSRCVKRRVLCVYANEPLTAGPAAAAASGPSTALGAGTSTSTSTSESASPSPPSPSSRRSSGPPLDGSGALTNYRFASLDPFDSYPQTRLPREQVQRLIHSFLHKIAFEYYPLDLSATSNPFLVSWWPLALGDPALFHVSLQTACLDEELLAQKGFQSSEILMADSVALLRRKVQDTSLAIQDGTMNSVITLAAIEFGKGNTAVSDMHVDGVKKLVDMRGGINAVKQTSPLTARMVSWVSMIVTGRPQFDTQDDTGIGDGVPPPPEWQSDPAVSHEELTGLDNLETDYEVRNVLARLRSISRRTNRGVPLAPTRLHDLACFVIHRLLLSTPDEKGSPPCPPGPECLRYAIILYMFLIQGPTYYSHAVIFNTILGRFVADFERLASTPHVYDDLGVWLLTIGMAAANGTGHYECLTGVARDVAVAKQLTCWGDALGHARGFLWLETHHGDSVFRPHWDALLGVSGQPPFGYPLLPVA